One region of Quercus lobata isolate SW786 chromosome 2, ValleyOak3.0 Primary Assembly, whole genome shotgun sequence genomic DNA includes:
- the LOC115959090 gene encoding jacalin-related lectin 3-like, which yields MGKGAINVIVLPDCDHNSTLPVESRALLGCRETTMSYGFPASQETQVYATAQIVAKIPVSVSQTVSYGPWGGNGGVQFDDGRYTGVREIHLARTGGLVSIKVCYDLNGQAIWGNKNGRNGGLTVEKIRFEYPHEVLTHISGYYRSVILRGPTIIKSITFHTNKKKYGPFGDEQGIPFSFASKDGIIVGFHGRKGWFVDSIGVHVLEGKLSQPRPLSEVVSGPVQGPGPCGQGDLTVGIVKKPAPYGPVGLRAGMVKEPAPCGLGPWGGDGGQPFDDKVFTGIKKIFLTKGEAIYSIQMEYDCNGQSIWSVKHGCGNEGTPHLIQFECPHEFLTCISGYYGSVAGDECRKVIKSLTFYTNRRRYGPYGEESGTYFTFTKDEGKIIGFHGRASSFLYAIGVHIQPSLSDRVCREPKGCPPQYQFNFYQ from the exons aTGGGTAAGGGGGCAATTAATGTGATAGTCTTAcctgattgtgaccataatagCACCCTACCCGTTGAGTCCAGGGCTCTGCTAGGGTGCAGGGAGACCACAATGAGTTATGGCTTCCCAGCCTCACAAGAGACACAA GTGTATGCTACTGCCCAAATTGTTGCAAAGATACCTGTGAGCGTGAGCCAGACAGTCTCATATGGACCTTGGGGTGGTAATGGTGGAGTGCAATTTGATGATGGACGCTACACAGGTGTGCGCGAGATTCACTTGGCGCGCACTGGTGGTCTTGTTTCCATTAAAGTTTGTTATGATCTCAATGGCCAAGCTATATGGGGAAACAAGAATGGTAGAAATGGAGGATTAACAGTGGAAAAG ATAAGATTCGAATACCCGCATGAGGTCTTGACTCACATAAGCGGATACTATCGTTCAGTAATCTTGAGAGGACCTACTATTATCAAATCCATAACATTTCACACTAACAAGAAAAAGTATGGACCTTTTGGAGATGAACAGGGGATCCCATTTTCCTTTGCCTCAAAAGATGGGATTATTGTAGGATTCCATGGGAGAAAAGGATGGTTTGTGGACAGTATTGGAGTCCATGTCTTGGAAGGAAAACTATCACAACCTCGTCCTCTTTCTGAG GTTGTTTCTGGGCCAGTGCAAGGACCAGGTCCATGTGGACAAGGAGATCTCACGGTTGGAATAGTGAAAAAACCTGCTCCATATGGACCAGTGGGTCTCCGAGCAGGAATGGTGAAAGAACCAGCTCCATGTGGACTAGGGCCATGGGGTGGGGATGGTGGTCAGCCATTTGATGACAAGGTGTTCACTGGGATCAAGAAGATTTTCCTTACCAAGGGTGAAGCCATTTATTCTATTCAGATGGAGTATGATTGCAATGGCCAATCCATTTGGTCAGTTAAACATGGATGTGGCAATGAGGGCACCCCTCATCTG ATCCAATTTGAGTGCCCGCATGAATTCCTTACTTGCATAAGTGGCTATTACGGCTCTGTTGCTGGAGATGAATGTAGAAAAGTGATCAAGTCTCTCACGTTCTATACAAATAGGAGGAGGTATGGACCATATGGGGAGGAGAGTGGCACATATTTCACTTTCACAAAGGATGAAGGAAAGATAATCGGGTTCCATGGAAGAGCTTCCTCTTTCCTATATGCTATTGGAGTCCATATACAACCCTCGTTGAGTGATCGAGTCTGCAGGGAACCCAAAGGGTGCCCACCACAGTACCAGTTCAATTTTTACCAGTAA
- the LOC115974413 gene encoding beta-galactosidase 5-like: METHSVSKLLILLLMVLYHGSELTQCSVTYDKKAILINGQRRILISGSIHYPRSTPEMWEDLIQKAKDGGLDVIDTYVFWNVHEPSPGNYNFEGRNDLVRFIKTVQKVGLYAHLRIGPYVCAEWNFGGFPVWLKYVPGMSFRTDNEPFKTAMQGFTQKIVQMMKNERLFASQGGPIILSQIENEYGPESKALGAAGHAYINWAAKMAVGLNTGVPWVMCKEDDAPDPVINACNGFYCDAFSPNKAYKPTMWTEAWSGWFTEFGGTIHQRPVQDLAFGVARFIQKGGSYINYYMYHGGTNFGRTAGGPFITTSYDYDAPIDEYGLIRQPKYGHLKELHRAIKLCEQALVSSDPVVTSLGTYQQAHVFSSGRGRCAAFLANYHTTSAARILFNNMHYDLPPWSISILPDCRNAVFNTARVGVQTSQMQMLPTDSELLSWETYGEDISSLVDQSSMTTVGLLEQVNVTRDSSDYLWYITSVDVNPSESFLRGQKPTLSVQSAGHAVHVFINGQYSGSTFGTREQRQFTFTGSVNLHAGTNKIALLSIAVGLPNVGFHYETWKTGILGPVLLHGLDKGQRDLSWQKWSYQVGLKGEAMNLVSPNGASSVDWIRGSLATQSHQPLTWYKAYINAPKGNEPLALDMRSMGKGQVWINGQSIGRYWMAYAKGDCNTCSYSGTFRPTKCQLGCDQPTQRWYHVPRSWLKPTQNLLVVFEELGGDVSKISLVRRSVTRVCADTSEHHPTIENFSTEGHGEPKMLHQAKVHLRCAAGESISTIKFASFGTPSGTCGSFQKGTCHAPNSLEVVKKKCMGQESCLVTISNTTFGADPCPAMLKRLSVEATCSSASTGTETNSRR, from the exons aTGGAAACTCACTCGGTTTCCAAGCTACTGATCTTGCTTTTAATGGTCTTGTATCATGGTTCTGAGCTGACACAATGCAGTGTCACCTACGATAAGAAGGCTATTCTCATCAATGGCCAAAGAAGAATTCTCATCTCTGGTTCCATTCACTATCCCAGAAGCACTCCTGAA atgTGGGAAGACCTTATTCAGAAGGCTAAAGATGGAGGCTTGGATGTCATAGACACTTATGTGTTTTGGAATGTTCATGAACCTTCTCCTGGCAAT TATAATTTTGAGGGCAGGAATGATCTGGTACGGTTCATTAAGACAGTGCAGAAAGTAGGGCTCTATGCTCATCTCCGCATTGGACCTTATGTTTGTGCAGAATGGAATTTTGG GGGATTCCCTGTTTGGTTGAAGTATGTTCCTGGTATGAGCTTCAGAACAGATAATGAGCCTTTCAAG ACGGCAATGCAAGGGTTCACCCAGAAGATTGTCCAGATGATGAAGAATGAAAGGCTATTTGCTTCGCAAGGCGGTCCCATTATCCTTTCGCAG ATTGAGAACGAGTATGGGCCTGAAAGCAAGGCACTTGGAGCTGCTGGCCATGCGTATATAAATTGGGCGGCAAAGATGGCTGTTGGATTGAATACAGGAGTCCCATGGGTGATGTGCAAGGAAGACGATGCCCCAGACCCTGTG ATAAATGCGTGTAACGGTTTTTACTGTGATGCTTTCTCTCCCAATAAAGCTTACAAACCTACCATGTGGACTGAGGCTTGGAGTGGCTG GTTCACAGAGTTTGGTGGCACAATTCACCAACGACCAGTTCAAGATTTGGCATTTGGTGTTGCTCGTTTCATACAAAAGGGTGGCTCATACATAAACTACTACATG TATCACGGAGGAACAAACTTTGGACGCACTGCTGGAGGTCCATTCATTACAACAAGTTATGACTATGATGCCCCAATTGATGAGTATG GTTTGATCAGGCAACCAAAATATGGTCATTTGAAGGAGCTTCATCGAGCTATTAAGCTATGTGAACAGGCTTTAGTTTCTTCAGATCCTGTTGTTACTTCTTTAGGAACCTATCAGCAG GCTCATGTATTCTCTTCAGGGAGAGGACGGTGTGCAGCTTTTCTTGCAAACTACCACACAACTTCTGCTGCTAGGATACTATTCAATAACATGCATTACGATTTGCCTCCTTGGTCAATTAGCATCCTTCCTGACTGCAGAAACGCTGTATTTAATACTGCAAGG GTGGGAGTTCAAACTTCACAGATGCAAATGTTGCCTACCGATTCTGAATTGCTCTCATGGGAGACTTATGGTGAAGATATTTCTTCTCTAGTGGACCAGTCATCAATGACAACTGTTGGACTCTTGGAGCAAGTAAATGTTACCAGAGACTCGAGTGACTATCTATGGTACATAACCAG TGTTGACGTTAATCCGTCAGAATCATTTCTGCGAGGACAAAAGCCCACTCTTAGCGTGCAGTCAGCTGGGCATGCTGTTCACGTATTCATCAATGGGCAATATTCAG GGTCGACCTTTGGGACCAGGGAGCAGAGGCAATTCACATTTACTGGATCCGTCAACCTGCATGCTGGAACAAATAAAATTGCACTACTCAGTATAGCTGTGGGATTACCG AATGTTGGATTCCATTATGAGACATGGAAAACAGGAATCCTTGGTCCAGTGTTGCTACATGGTCTTGACAAGGGGCAAAGAGACTTATCATGGCAGAAATGGTCCTACCAG GTTGGCCTAAAAGGAGAGGCAATGAATTTGGTCTCTCCTAATGGAGCCTCGTCTGTTGATTGGATCCGAGGATCACTAGCTACGCAAAGCCATCAGCCTCTGACATGGTATAAG GCTTATATCAATGCACCTAAAGGAAATGAGCCACTGGCTTTAGACATGCGGAGCATGGGAAAGGGTCAAGTGTGGATCAATGGACAGAGCATAGGAAGATACTGGATGGCGTATGCAAAAGGCGATTGCAATACTTGTAGCTACTCTGGGACATTCAGGCCCACAAAATGCCAACTTGGTTGTGACCAACCAACCCAAAGATG GTATCATGTTCCAAGGTCCTggttaaagccaacacaaaatttGTTGGTAGTTTTTGAGGAACTTGGTGGGGATGTATCAAAGATTTCTCTTGTGCGGAGATCAGTGACACGTGTTTGTGCTGATACATCTGAGCACCACCCAACTATTGAGAATTTTAGTACTGAGGGCCATGGTGAACCAAAAATGCTTCACCAGGCCAAGGTTCACTTGCGCTGTGCAGCAGGAGAGTCCATTTCAACTATTAAATTTGCAAGTTTTGGGACTCCTTCCGGAACTTGTGGAAGTTTCCAAAAGGGAACCTGCCATGCACCAAACTCTCTTGAAGTTGTAAAAAAG AAATGCATGGGGCAGGAGAGTTGCTTGGTTACCATATCAAATACTACCTTTGGGGCGGATCCATGTCCTGCCATGTTGAAGCGATTATCAGTGGAAGCTACTTGTTCTTCAGCGAGTACAGGCACCGAAACCAATTCAAGGAGATGA
- the LOC115974417 gene encoding thioredoxin H-type-like → MAEENQVIGCHTVEAWTQQLEKGNEAKKLVVVDFTASWCGPCRFIAPVLAELAKKTPNVLFLKVDVDELKTVAEEWAVEAMPTFLFLKEGKLVDKVVGAKKEELQLTIEKHATSVE, encoded by the exons atggcTGAAGAGAACCAAGTGATTGGCTGCCACACTGTTGAGGCTTGGACTCAGCAACTTGAGAAGGGAAACGAGGCTAAGAAACTG GTGGTGGTGGATTTCACGGCTTCATGGTGTGGACCATGCCGTTTCATTGCCCCAGTTCTGGCAGAGCTTGCTAAGAAGACTCCTAATGTCTTATTCCTGAAGGTTGATGTGGATGAATTGAAG ACTGTAGCTGAGGAATGGGCTGTGGAGGCAATGCCAACCTTTTTGTTCTTGAAAGAAGGCAAATTAGTGGACAAGGTTGTGGGTGCAAAGAAAGAGGAGTTGCAGCTGACTATAGAAAAGCATGCCACTTCTGTTGAATGA